A window of Cytophagales bacterium genomic DNA:
TACCACCTGGTTTTAAAACACGATATGCTTCTTTAAGCGATTTTTTTATATCTAAATGATGTAAGATAGAACTACCATAAATACCATTGAAAGAATTATTATCAAAGCTCAATTTCATTGCGTCCTCTAATCGAAAGGAGACTGCAGGTAATTTTTTTACAGCAATGTCTAAAAGAGATTGAGAAATGTCTGTTGCAACAATATTTGCTTTAGTTATATTATATACTTTTTTGGTAAAAAGAGCCGTTCCACAACCAATTTCCAACACCTTCTGATTTGGATTAAATTTACCCAGATTTATAAAATAACCAGCACGTCTATCCGCTCTTAGTTGACCTGCTGCAGTAGACCAGCCCCATACCTCTTCAGCATATTCACTAATTTTGTTACCATGGTCTATTTCATGTTGTATCCTCTTATTATTTCCCATCATTAATTTCATTCTTATAGAATTTATAATAGTTTGCAAATATAGCATATATTTGTCGTTTAAATTTTTAGAGGAGTAAACAAAAAATGAGCAAACTTTCAAAAAAGGAATACTTTAACAATATAGCAGATAAACGCTTACAAAGAAGAAAAAGACACAAATACTACTGGAATGATATTACCAGGTATTGTAATTATTTTATCCATGATGAAATATCTGTGATTGAAATAGGCTGCGGGAACGGAGAAATGTTGAGCCGGCTAAAGGGTAAGAATAAAACAGGCATTGATTTCAGCGAAAAGATGATTAGCAACGCTAAAAAGAATTTTCCGGAATTGAACTTACATGTGATGGCAGCTGAAAATATTACGCTCAATGAACAATTTGATGTGATTATTATTTCCAACCTTATAGGTTTTGTTGATGATATTCAGTTGGTTTTTGATCAGATCACAAAACTATGCCACAGAAATACGCGGGTAATCGTAACCTACTACAATTATCTTTGGGAACCTTTTCTAAAATTTTCTGAACGGATAGGCTTAAAACTCAAAACACCTGACCAAAACTGGCTAAGTAATGCTGATATTAAAAATCTGCTGTATTTGTCAGGCTTTGATGTATACCGGATAATCAACAGGCAAATTCTTCCATTTTCTATTCCTTTGATTTCATATCTATTTAATAAAATCATTGCCAGGCTCCCTGTTTTCAATCATTTCTGCATTAATCAATATTTGTTTGCTAAAAAAGATAATGAATGTAGAGACTCAAAAAATTCAAAATTTTCTGTAAGCGTGGTAATACCTGCTAGAAATGAAACCGGAAATATTGAAAATGCAATTTTGAGATTACCCAAAATGGGAAGTTATACCGAAATTGTTTTTGTGGAAGGAAATTCTACAGATGACACGTGGGAAAAAATTAAAGAAATTAAAGCTAAATACGAAAAAACACACGATATTAAAATAATGCAGCAAGATGGTAAAGGAAAAGGCGATGCAGTAAGAAAGGGTTTTTCATCAGCTACTGGTGATATTTTAATGATCCTTGACGCTGATCTGACTGTGCCACCTGAAGATCTATCCAAGTTTTATGATGCAATTGCATCAGGTAAAGGAGATTTTATTAATGGTTCAAGATTGGTATATCAAATGGAAGACAACGCTATGAGATTCCTCAATGTTCTGGGGAATAAGTTTTTTAGTATGGCTTTTACATGGCTGCTTGACAGACCATTTAAAGACACGTTATGTGGTACAAAAGTAATTTTCAGGTCCGATTATGAAAAGTTGATCAGCAACAGAAAATTCTTCGGAGAGTTTGATCCTTTTGGTGATTTTGACCTGATCTTCGGAGCTTACAAACTCAACCTGAAGATAGTGGAAGTACCTATAAAATATAAGGAAAGAACTTATGGAAGCACCAATATTTCAAGGTTCAGGCATGGCTTTATATTACTTAAAATGTGTTTGTTTGCTGCCAGGAAAATTAAATTTTATTAAAGAGCGCCTCTACACCTTATTCCTACTTCAAACCACCCCATACTTTAAAATACAATAAACCGCCCACAGCCCATCCCTCCAGTTTATCTTCTTCCCTTCCTTATAAGTCCGCCCATAATAAGAGATCCCTACTTCATATATCCTTATACCCGGTACTTTTGAAATTTTGGCTGTTACTTCCGGCTCAAAACCAAACCGCTTTTCCTTTAAATTCAGACCCTGAATTATATCTCTCCTAAAAAGTTTATAACAGGTTTCCATATCTGTCAAATTCAGGTTAGTAAACATATTTGACAGAAGTGTTAAAAATTTATTCCCTATCGAATGCCAGAAAAAAAGTATCCTGTGCGGCTTGCCGCCCATAAACCTTGAGCCATATACAACATCAGCCATACCTTTCAATACCGGCTCTAAAAGCAAATTATATTCATTCGGATCATATTCCAGGTCAGCATCCTGGACGATCACAAAATCTCCTGTTGCTAGAGCAATACCGGTATGCAGCGCAGCGCCTTTGCCCTGGTTTTTATCGTGTTTTAATAATTTGATTGTAGTGTCAGGTGGAGAATGTAGAGACGTTGCATGCAACGTCTCTACATTCTCCACCTGACACACCGTAACATATTCTTCTATTTTACCAACAGTAGCGTCATTTGAAGCATCATCCACAATAATGATCTCTTTTGAAATTTCGTCCTTTAACTCAACCTCAATGATCTTATCCAATAATTCTGTGATCGTCTTTTCTTCATTAAAAACGGGAACAATGATTGATAATTTTTTTATTTCCATTAACTAAATGATTGAGATTTGGATTTTGATACAAAGATAGAGAATCAAAGACGGGATACAATCAAAATGAAACCATTTTGGCTCTTTTCTAAATATTGCATGATCCCGAGTACTCGGGATCGGTTTTCGGTTCAGTATATTCAATAAGTTGGCAAAATGCAGTTGGCAGTTGGCAAAAAAGAAAATAACAATCAAACCATTAAAACAATATGGCAACTGGATTTAGAAACTTAACTTAACCAGTCGGCAATCGGCAGTCAACAGTCGGCAAAAAAATCAGTCGGCAATTTACAGTCCACAGTCGGCAAAAAAACAATTGCCGATTGTGGACTGCCGACTGCCGATTGCCAACTGCCGACTGCCAACTACCAACTGCCAACTGCCGACTGCCGACTGCCGACTGCCAACTGCCAACTGCCGACTGCCGACTGCCAACTGCCGACTGCCAACTGCCGACTGCCAACTGCCAACTGCCGACTGCTTCTAAGCTGTCTTTCCTTTAATAATCCTCCTTATCCATTTCAATCTAATCTCATTTTTTTCTTTTTCACTCAACCTCCACTTCAATTCAGATCCATGAAGATTAATCGTTAAATGATGTAAACATATCGCAACACACACAGAAATATTCAAGCTCTCGGTAAAACCATACATTGGTATTTTCAAAAATTCATCCGCATTTTTTAGCGCTTCACCGCTTAATCCATCCATTTCAGTACCAAAAAACAAGGCTATCTTCCCCTTATCAAGCGGAAAATCATCCAAATCATACACTTTTTTTTTCTTACTTCGTACTTTGCCTGCCCCGTCATTTTTTGCGGGGTACTTCGTACTTCGTACTTCACAATATGGTGCAGTAGCAATGATCCTATAACCCTGATCTCTTAATTTTTCAATACATTCTTTTGTACCACTGCTACTGCCACTTCTTATAACGTCCACCCATTTAGAAGCGCCCAAAGCAACATTAGTATTAACTTTAAATTCATTTTGATTTTCTATAACATGCACATCCTGTATCCCAAAACAATCACAACTCCTGATCACAGCGCTGGCATTGTGAGGTTGAAAAATACCCTCTAAAACAACCGTTATATACCGGGTACGATTACCGAGCGCCTGCCCGATCCTTTCTTTTTTATTTTCAGTAATAAAACCCGACAGGTGTTCTGCTGACTCTTTTACAGGGTTGTTTTTTTTTGATTTTTCTTGCATAATTTGTTTTTATTAAAAAACAATATTACCTTGCAAATTGTAATATTAGGGATTTTTGAAAAAAAAACAAATTTTTCAAAGTTCCCTATTATAAATAATAACGTTATGACCAGTAACAAAAACTATATTGAAGAAGCAAAAAAGTATTTCCAGATAGCAGTTGATGAAATCCTAAAATCCAAAAAAAACGGTGACATTAAATATGCCGTTAACGGCTGTGAAAAGGGATGGCTTGCCTTTAACATTGCTCTTGATGCATATTTCTTAAAAAATGGGATAGATGTAAAAGAATTACCAAAAAATCACAGAAGAAAAAAAATGCTCTTAAAAAAATTCGCAGATGATGATTTACGCAATTTGTATTATAGAGCCATGGCTGTTTTACATATTTTCGGATTTTACGAAAGAAACCCTGAATTTGACGAAGTGGATGAAACTCTTGACGACATAAAAAATCTCATTGATAAACTTTAAACAAACTAAAAATTTGTTTTTATTAAAAAATGATAGCAACATCACAAAAACAATATACAGTTAAAGATTACAAACAGTTTGAGGAGGGCGACCCACGCCAACTCATAAATGGCAAATTAATTGCCTTGGGTGAACCAGCGCCAACTTACGGGCATCAGGGCATAGTGGCTGATATTTTAACCCAAATAAGGTTCTTTCTAAAAAATAACCCGATAGGAGAAGTTCGTTGTGCTCCAATGGATGTATATTTTGATGAGAAAAATGTATTACAACCTGATATAGTTTTTGTTTCTGATAAAAGAAACAATATCATACATGACGATGGCTTGCATGGAGCTCCAGATATGATTATTGAAATACTATCGCCTTCTACAAGTTACTATGACACCAATATTAAAAAAAGTATTTATGAAAAATATGACGTGAAAGAATACTGGATCATTAACCCTGACAATGACGAAGTAATAGGATATGAGAATATTGACCGAAAGCTTCAGGAATTTTACAGAGGATATGAAAAATTTTCGTCAAAAGTGTTAAAACTTGATATTTCCCTTAAATATTAGTTAGAATGAGAAAGTATTTTAATAGGCAACCAAAACAGCCGCTTTTTCGTCTTATTACCCAAGATTTGCATATTGTTGAAAAAACCCTTAATTTAGGGGTTTAATTATCATTAATTAGCAGAATATTACAGAGATTATAACACTAAATTGCCTTGTTATGAAAAAAATACTGCTATTCATCTTTTTAGGATTCGCTTTTACTCTACCCCGCGAATTAAAATCGCAGGATAATAGACAATTGCACGATCCCTCAGTTGGCGGATTAGAGTCGCATCATGCCGAACCATCATCTGCGCTTGCTGCTCCAAAGAAGTTCGGCAATAATCTTTACTCAATTTCTGAAGACAGAAAATATGACAAGGTCTTGGCTAAAACGTTTGTTCCTGAAGAATATTGGGATCATCCCGACTTTGGCACATTACCTTACAATGCCGAATGTGAGAATTGCATTGAAGAGATCCATAAACGAACAGAGGTTGACAGGTTTTATATTGATGCAAATGACCCATCTGTTTTTTACATAGAAAAATCAGCCACACCAGCAAATTACAAAGTAAATGGAAAATGGATTGCCATCAATGCGAATCTGAAACAAGTGAATAAGGATCTGTATGCAGCTTATCATCAGCCTTTTCCAACAGAATTAAATATCAATGAAGGCTGGACAAGCTTAAAAGCAGGAGATCATAAGCTTCGCTTTAACCAGTTGGTGTTAATAGAATATGATAGGAGTTCAAATATTACAAACTACCAGGCCAATTGGTCTGATTACACGATTGGCGATAATGGTGTTCACGTTTATAATATTTTCCCCGACATTGACATGACCATAAAGTTTCGCAAAGGTGGTGTTAAAAGTAATTTTATTATAAAAAAACGAAAAACAAATGTTGAAAAGTTGATATTCAGGGATAATTTGGATGTTCCAACCAATTTGACATTAAGTTTTAAAAAAGGTATTGAAGAAGAAGAAAAGGGCTGGAAGGGCGAAATAGCAATTAATGATGAATATAATAATCAATTATTCAGGTATGCCCGTATTAACATCCGGGATGATTCAAAAATTAAAACACATCAATGGGTTGGTCACTACCAGTTGGAATCCCATAGGATAGATGTTTTGGTTTATTCCGATCTATTAGATAATGATACTTTAGTGTATCCTTTAATTGTTGATCCTTTTGTTACCTATGGTCCTTTTGCAGGTGCCGGTCTCATGGGTTCAAGATTAACTCCCCTTGTTTGTACTCAAAGTTTAACGGTAACCTATCCGGGTGGTTCAGAACCACAGGATTTCAGTGCTGCGTGGGAAGTGGATGCCTCTACTGTGCTCAACTGTTGCGAGAATGGTTTTGCTTGTTGGAGGTGTGAAGCCGAAGTAGATATAACATCGGATTGTGGCGGCAAAACACCGGCAGGTGTTCAAGTATGGAAATGCGAACTTGATCCCCCTTGTGATGATCCTGCCTGCACAACCCCAGGACTTTGGACTCCTGCTAC
This region includes:
- a CDS encoding methyltransferase domain-containing protein; protein product: MLYLQTIINSIRMKLMMGNNKRIQHEIDHGNKISEYAEEVWGWSTAAGQLRADRRAGYFINLGKFNPNQKVLEIGCGTALFTKKVYNITKANIVATDISQSLLDIAVKKLPAVSFRLEDAMKLSFDNNSFNGIYGSSILHHLDIKKSLKEAYRVLKPGGKIVFAEPNMLNPQIFIQKNIPFIKKWLGDSPDETAIVRWSIKKILKEIGFKNVKVFPYDFLHPYTPLFMIGLVKTLGFIVERIPIVKEIAGSIIIYAEK
- a CDS encoding glycosyltransferase, whose translation is MSKLSKKEYFNNIADKRLQRRKRHKYYWNDITRYCNYFIHDEISVIEIGCGNGEMLSRLKGKNKTGIDFSEKMISNAKKNFPELNLHVMAAENITLNEQFDVIIISNLIGFVDDIQLVFDQITKLCHRNTRVIVTYYNYLWEPFLKFSERIGLKLKTPDQNWLSNADIKNLLYLSGFDVYRIINRQILPFSIPLISYLFNKIIARLPVFNHFCINQYLFAKKDNECRDSKNSKFSVSVVIPARNETGNIENAILRLPKMGSYTEIVFVEGNSTDDTWEKIKEIKAKYEKTHDIKIMQQDGKGKGDAVRKGFSSATGDILMILDADLTVPPEDLSKFYDAIASGKGDFINGSRLVYQMEDNAMRFLNVLGNKFFSMAFTWLLDRPFKDTLCGTKVIFRSDYEKLISNRKFFGEFDPFGDFDLIFGAYKLNLKIVEVPIKYKERTYGSTNISRFRHGFILLKMCLFAARKIKFY
- a CDS encoding glycosyltransferase family 2 protein, coding for MEIKKLSIIVPVFNEEKTITELLDKIIEVELKDEISKEIIIVDDASNDATVGKIEEYVTVCQVENVETLHATSLHSPPDTTIKLLKHDKNQGKGAALHTGIALATGDFVIVQDADLEYDPNEYNLLLEPVLKGMADVVYGSRFMGGKPHRILFFWHSIGNKFLTLLSNMFTNLNLTDMETCYKLFRRDIIQGLNLKEKRFGFEPEVTAKISKVPGIRIYEVGISYYGRTYKEGKKINWRDGLWAVYCILKYGVV
- a CDS encoding RNA methyltransferase yields the protein MQEKSKKNNPVKESAEHLSGFITENKKERIGQALGNRTRYITVVLEGIFQPHNASAVIRSCDCFGIQDVHVIENQNEFKVNTNVALGASKWVDVIRSGSSSGTKECIEKLRDQGYRIIATAPYCEVRSTKYPAKNDGAGKVRSKKKKVYDLDDFPLDKGKIALFFGTEMDGLSGEALKNADEFLKIPMYGFTESLNISVCVAICLHHLTINLHGSELKWRLSEKEKNEIRLKWIRRIIKGKTA
- a CDS encoding Uma2 family endonuclease; the protein is MIATSQKQYTVKDYKQFEEGDPRQLINGKLIALGEPAPTYGHQGIVADILTQIRFFLKNNPIGEVRCAPMDVYFDEKNVLQPDIVFVSDKRNNIIHDDGLHGAPDMIIEILSPSTSYYDTNIKKSIYEKYDVKEYWIINPDNDEVIGYENIDRKLQEFYRGYEKFSSKVLKLDISLKY